GCCCTCGACGACGATGCACTCGCCCGAGGCGCGGATGGCGGCGCGCGCTCTGTCGAGGCCGTAGAGGATCTGGCTCTTGTCGAAGATGGCCGTCTCGGGGGTGTTGACGTACTTGGGCAGGCTGCTGTCCAGGACCCGCCCCGAAAAACCCACCACCCGGCCTAGCGGGTCCTTGATCGGAAACATCACCCGGCCCCTGAAACGGTCGTAGCGCCGGCCCGACTCGGACTCGGCGATGAGGCCGGCCTCCAAGAGATCCGCCTCCGGCACGCCCTTGGTCAAGGCGGCCTTTAAGAGGCCGTCCCAGGACTCGGGCGCGTAGCCGAGCTCAAAGGCTTCGATACTCAAAGGTGTCAGCTTGCGTCCCACGAGATAAGTCAAGGCCGGGCCGTTCTCGAGCTGCGCGCGGAAGAACTCGAGCGCCAGCCTGTTCACCTCGTAGAGGTCGCGTCTGCGCCAGTCCCGGGGCGCCGCCGGCATCACCTCGACGCCCGCCTTGGCGCCCAGGATCTGCAGGGCCTGGGCGAAGTCCACGCTCTGCGTCTTCATCACGAAGTCGAAGATGTCGCCTTTGGTCTGGCAGCCAAAGCAGTAGAAAAAGCCCTTGTCCTGGTGGACGTGAAAGGACGGTGTCTTCTCGCTGTGGAAGGGGCAGAGACCCTTGAGCCGGCCGCGCCCGGCGGGCTTTAACGCCACCACCTCGCCCACCACCTCGGCGACGTCGAGGCGTGAGCGGATGCGTTCTTTGGCGTCACCGGACGCGTGGCTGGTCACGTTGCCCCCTGCGGATGCGTAGACGGATGCGGACCGGGCTAGTCCCAGTGTAGGGCCACTAGGCCCCCCGCTAGTGCTTGGGGTCACTAAGTGCCCTGCGGAGTGCTTGGGGTCACTAAGTGCCCTGCGGAGCGGGTAAGACCCGCCGCTAGTGCGGCTGCAAGTGCGGGTACTACAGTGTAGGGCCACTAGGCCCCCCGCTAGAGTCGAGGGTCACCAGACCCGGCCTGGAGGCCGTACTCGTGCGGGTACTATACAGACTAGCCCTTGGCGGCCCCCTTGGCTGCGTAAAGCTTCCTATTTCGTCCGGCACTTCTCGCAACCGGCCCCGCTGAGGAGGCATCATACCATTTGGGGTTTGTTCGAAGCGGCAAAATTGCCCTTCAGAAAAGGCGTCCTGGACGGGATATTTTTTAGGGAACGGCCGCGCGGCCCGTAGCCATCTTGTCAAGCAGGCTGTTTGGCCGGCCAGGACGATAAGCACCTCGGCAAGCGCTCGAGCGGCAGTGATGGTGCTCGTGAAGGTCTCAGTGAACAGGTGCCGACGCGGATGAAGGGGACTCGAGCGCCTCCTCGGGGCGTGGGGCAACATACCGCCTGGAGCACTCGAGCCCCGAAAACGTTTGGCTGGACCGGGCCGCAGTGTAGGGCCACTAGTGGTCTGTCAGCCTTCTTTTGATGGGTCATTGCGAGGAGCGGAGCGGGTTTCGCGAAGCACTCCGCAGGATTCGCGCAGCTTCCCGAAGGGGCGAAGTCGTGCGAAGCAACGCGGCAATCTTGCGCCTCGCTTCTCAAGAGATTGCTTCGCTTCGCTCGCAATGTTCGCGCAGCACCCCGCAGGGACAACCCATCATTTTTGCCTTGACAGACCACTAGCCCGACAAGTTCCCGCTGTTTCACGCCATCGGGCCGCTAAGCGCATCGGCCTACCTTTGGACGCCCCGAAACGAGCCTCTGTCAGGCATGCTCGGTTTTCTTTCGCTTCAACAAGCTGGTCGCGGTCTTGGCGGCTAGAGGCTTCGAGAAGAGGTAGCCCTGAGCGTAGCCGCAGCCCAGCGCCCTGAGCCGGGCGGCCTGCTCCGACGTCTCCACCCCCTCGGCCACCACCGCCATGTCCAGACTCTGCGCCAGGGCGACGATGACCCGGACCAGTTCCGCGCTCTGGTAACTCCCGGTCATGCCGCTGACAAAGGAACGGTCGATCTTGAGGGCCTGGATGGGAAAGTTCTGCAGATAGCTGAGCGAGGAATAGCCGGTGCCGAAGTCGTCGACGGCAAGCCGGACGCCCACAGTGCGCAGGCCCTGGAAGGTCCGCAGGAACTCGGCGCTGTTCATGAGCGCGGTTTCGGTGATTTCCAACTGCACGGCCGCGGGCTCCAGGCCGGTGTCGCGGAGCGTAGCCTCTACCTCGCCGACCAGATCGGTCCGCGTCACCTGTTGGGCAGCGATGTTAACGCTCACCGTGAGCGACGGATACTGCGCCCGCCAGACGCTCAACTGCCGGCAGGCTTCGCGCATGACCCAGCGGCCTATGTCGACGATCAGCCCGGTTTCTTCGGCCAGGGGAATGAACTCGGCCAGCGCGATGAGCCCGTGCTGGGGATGATGCCAGCGCACCAGCGCCTCGAAACCGCCAACCGCGCCGCTTTCGAGCGAGACGATGGGCTGGTAGTAAAGCTGCAACTCCTGACGCTCGAGCGCGGTCCTGAGGCCGGTCTCGAGCGGCAGCACCGCTACGGCGCGGTCTCTCATCTCCTTGCGGAAAACCTGATAGCGGGCTTTTCCCTGAGCCTTGGCGTGATACATGGCGATAGTGGCGTCGCGCAAGGCATCCTGGGCCCGGTCATAGCCGACTTTGGAAGAGACGATGCCGATGCTCAAGGAGATATGGAGCTTGTGACCGTCCAGCTCGAAAGACTGCTGGAGCTTACCCTGAAGCCGCTGGGCCAGGTGAACGGCGTCCTCGATACTGCTGATACCCTCGAGCAGGACGATGAACTCGTCGCCGCCAAAGCGCGCCAGCGTGTCCGCGGGATGCATGAAGGCCTCGAGGCGCCGGGCCACGGCGATCAAGAGCGCGTCACCGATCATATGTCCCAAGCTGTCGTTGACGACCTTCAGGCGGTCGAGATCCAAGAAGAGCACGGCAAAGGCGCACCTGGCGTCCCGCTTTTCCTTCTCGATGGCCTGGTCGATGCGGTCCATGGCCAGAGCGCGGTTGGCGAGGCCGGTCAGCGAATCGTGGAAGGCGTCGTAGGCGAGCTGCCGGTTCGTCCTTTCCAGCTCGGCGGTGCGCTCCTCGACGCGCCCTTCCAGGGCGTCATTGGCCGCCCTCAGCGCGTCGTTGGCCTCTCTCAAAGCCTCTTCCATTACCCTTTGAGCGGTGATGTCCTCAGCGATCCCCGCTATCCGGTAAACCTCGCCGGCTTCATTCCTGATTGGAAAAGCGCGGTCGCTCACCCAGCGAACCGAGCCGTCGGGCCGCACCACGCGGTACTCCTCCTCGTATTCG
The Deinococcota bacterium genome window above contains:
- a CDS encoding EAL domain-containing protein: MVNLEPQRLAALKRYGILDTPPEYVFDRITHMVARLFEVPIALISLVAEDRLWFKSCYGLDVREADRELSFCVSAISSDEVTVVADALQDPRFSHNSLVAGELGIRFYAGAPLTAPDGFKLGTLCILDTTPRQPLSAEQRALLADLAALAVGQFELRWAAHSLREEAAAREEAVTERERTLSLLRATFDSIAEGVLSVDLEGKINSYNQAFVAMWRVPEEVIASGDDGALVENSQRQLKDPESFLERVRALYGHLETESHDVLELKDGRIIERTSLPERLAGKVIGRIWTFRDVTERERAGAALAESEEKFRQLAENIDDVFWLTDPQKSLMSYVSPAYEALWGRTRESLYERPTSFLEAIHADDQGRVLAALEKQPRGEYEEEYRVVRPDGSVRWVSDRAFPIRNEAGEVYRIAGIAEDITAQRVMEEALREANDALRAANDALEGRVEERTAELERTNRQLAYDAFHDSLTGLANRALAMDRIDQAIEKEKRDARCAFAVLFLDLDRLKVVNDSLGHMIGDALLIAVARRLEAFMHPADTLARFGGDEFIVLLEGISSIEDAVHLAQRLQGKLQQSFELDGHKLHISLSIGIVSSKVGYDRAQDALRDATIAMYHAKAQGKARYQVFRKEMRDRAVAVLPLETGLRTALERQELQLYYQPIVSLESGAVGGFEALVRWHHPQHGLIALAEFIPLAEETGLIVDIGRWVMREACRQLSVWRAQYPSLTVSVNIAAQQVTRTDLVGEVEATLRDTGLEPAAVQLEITETALMNSAEFLRTFQGLRTVGVRLAVDDFGTGYSSLSYLQNFPIQALKIDRSFVSGMTGSYQSAELVRVIVALAQSLDMAVVAEGVETSEQAARLRALGCGYAQGYLFSKPLAAKTATSLLKRKKTEHA